Genomic DNA from Burkholderia plantarii:
TACCTCTGCGCGCTGATCGGCCAGCTCGACGACAGCGAGAGCATCCTCGCGCTGCTCGACAACCTCCAGGAGGAAATGGGCGTGGACGGCGACGGCCTGATGACCCACGCCGAGATGTTCCAGCGCACGCTGCGCGTGGTGGGCGTGGTGCCGGCCGACCACGAACCGCTGCCGGCCACGCTGCAACTGCGCAACACCATGATGGCCCACTGCAAGTCGAGCGATCCGCTGGCGGGCCTCGCCGCGATGTGCCTCGGCGCCGAGGCGATCGTGCCGGTGATCTACCAGCCGGTGCTGCTCGCGCTGCAACAATCCGGCCACACCGAGGAAGCCACCGAGTTCTTCCGCCTGCACATCGAGGAGGACGAGGACCACGCGCTGACCATGCTGGCCATCATGCGCGACCTCACGAACAACGAGCCGGAGCGTTTCGAGTTCGCGGTGCGCGTGGGCCGCGAGCTGATCGCGCGCCGCGTCGAGATGTTCGACGCGGTCTGGCAGGCATGCCGGCACTACGAGACCGCCACGCAAGAGGACGGCGCCCCGGCCTGAGCCGGACGGCGGACGAGTCAGCGGCCGGCCGTTCCTCGCGAAGGGCCGCCCAGTGATCAGCGGAACAGGTTTAAGAACGAGACTGAGATGTCAACTTTACGCGAACCGTGGCATCCGACGACTTGGCAGTCGATGCCGCAACAGCAGTTGCCTCACTACGTGAACGGCGCAGCGCTCGGGGCGACGCTCTCGCGCCTCAGCAGCTACCCGCCGCTCGTCGCGATCGGCGAGATCCGCCGTCTGCGCTCCTGGCTGGCCAACGTCGCGCATGGTCGCGGCTTCGTGCTGCAAGGCGGCGATTGCGCGGAAACGTTTGCCGATTTCCGGCAGGACGTGATCCAGCGCCACTACCGCCTGCTCGAACGCATGGCGCAGACGATCCGCGACGCGTCGGGGCTGCCCGTCGTGCGCATCGGCCGGATCGCCGGCCAGTACGCGAAGCCGCGCAGCAAGCCGGAAGAGCAGCGCAACGGCCGGTCGCTGCCGAGCTACCGCGGCGACATCATCAACGACGTCGCGTTCGACGCCGAGGCGCGCGACCACGACCCGGCCCGCATGGAAACCGCCTATTTCCGCGCCGCCGGCAGCCTCAACTACCTGCGCGGCCTGAACGACGCGGGCCTGCTCGGCACCGGCGGCGCCTATTTTTCCAGCCACGAGGCGCTGCTGCTGCCCTATGAGCAGAGCATGGTGGAGCGCGACGAGCTCGGCAACTGGTACTGCTGCTCGGGCCACTTTCTCTGGATCGGCGAGCGCACGCGCCAGCTCGACGGCGCGCATGTGGAGTTCCTGCGCGGCGTGCGCAACCCGATCGGCCTGAAGCTCGGCGCCGGCATCGGCCATGACGACCTGCTGCGCCTGATCGACGTGCTGAACCCGCTCAACGAGGCGGGGCGCCTGACGCTGATCCCGCGCATGGGCGCCGGCAAGATCGACCGGCTCGCCGGGCTGCTGGAGACGGTGCGCCGCGAGGGCCGCGAGGTGGGCTGGATGTCGGATCCGATGCACGGCAACGGCACGCAGACCGGCACCGGCATCAAGACGCGCCACACCGCCGACATCGTCGCCGAGCTCGACGGCTTCTTCGCGGCGCATCGCGCGGCCGGCACCCATCCGTCGGGCGTGCATCTCGAGCTGACGGGGCTGGACGTGACCGAGTGCATCGGCGGTGCCAGCGTGCCGGGCGAGGCCGACCTCGAACGCGCCTACCTCAGCAGCTGCGACCCGCGCCTGAACGCGGACCAGGCGCTGACGCTGGCCGGGCATCTGGCCGGCCTGCTGGTCGCGCACGGCATGCCGCGCAGCCACGGCGAGCAGGTCGAGGCCGGTGCCGCGGCGAGCAAGGCAACCGAGGCCGCCGAAGCGGAAGCCGATCGCTACGACCTGGAGCGCAGCGTATGAGCGACGTCAATCTGGCCGCCGAGCTGCTGTTCAACAAGCGCCACCTCGACAAGCCGGCCTACGTCGGCCCCGACTTCACGCTCACGTATGCCGAACTCGACCGCGCGGTCCGGCGCCAGGCCGCCTGGATGACGATGCAGGAAGTCGCGCCCGGCGAGCGCATCGTGATCGCGCTCGACGACGGCCCGGACCTGGCCGTGATCTTCTTCGCCTCGCTCGCGGTCGGCGCGCTGCCGGTGGTGGTGAGTTCGAAGCTCGACACGGCGCCGTTGCGCCACATCCTCGGCGACGCCGAGCCGCTGATGGTGTACGGCAAGGCGGTGCAGGGCGACACGATCCGCGCCGCGATCGACGGCCTCGCCACGCGCCCGCAGGCGTTCCTGCTGGAGGCGGGCTGGTACCGCACGCTGCTCGCGCGGCGCGTCGGGGCCGCGCGCGAGCCGGCCGCCGCGGTGCTCGCCGGCGACGGCTTCGACGAGGCGCCCGACGAGGCGCTCACCGACGCGGCGGCCGACGAGTGGGATGCCGCCGTGCCGCGTCCGCGCCATGCGCCGGCGCTGATCCAGTACACCTCGGGCACCACCGGGCTCTCGAAGGGCGTGACGCACAGCGCCGCGTCGGTGCTGGCCTGCTGCGCCGCCGTGACGGGGCAGCTGCGCCTGACCGGCGACGACGTGCTCTATTCGGTGCCGAAGTCGTTCTTCGGCTTCGGCATGGGCAACAGCCTGTTCTTCCCGCTCCATCTCGGCGCGAGCGCCGTGCTCGACGCGGCCTGGCCGAGCGCCGAGCAGGTCGAGGCGAACCTGCGCCGGTTCCGGCCCACGGTGCTGTTCGCCGTGCCGACCCTGTACCGGATGCTGCTCGACAACGGCTTCGGCCCGAACGATTCGCCGCTGCGGCTGGCGTTCTCGGCCGGCGCGCCGCTGGCCGGCAACACCGGCGCGCGCTGGCGCGAGCGCTTCGGCTTCGAGCTGCACGACGGCATCGGCGCGACCGAACTCTGTCACGTGTTCGCCACCAGCTACCCCGATTCGCTGCGCGCGGGCAGCCTCGGCCGGCTGCTGGCGGGCTGCGAGGCACGCATCGTCGACGAGGCCGGGCACGACGTCCGGCCCGGCGAGACCGGCGTGCTGGTCGTGAAGTCGCCGGCCGTCTCGCCCGGCTACTGGCGGCGCCCGCAGGACGACGCGGCGCGCTTCGACGCCGGCTGGTACCGCACCGGCGACCTGTTCAGCCGCGACGCGGACGGCTTCCTCTATTTCCATGGCCGCGAGGACGACCGCTTCAAGGTGTTCGGGCGCTGGGTGGTGCCGGCCGAGATCGAGGCGCTGCTGGTGGCGCACGCGCCGCAACTGGGCGACTGCTTCGTGGTGCCGGGCCGCGAGCACAACGGCGAGGATCGCCCGGTGCTGTGCCTGCTCGGAACCCACGACGAGAACGCGGTGCAGGCCGCGCTCGCCGTGCTGCGCCGGCTCGACGGCTACAAGCGGCCGGTCAGGCTGCTGCCGGTCGACCAGCTGCCGCTCACGCCGAACGGCAAGCCCAACCGCCGCGCGCTCGCCCAGCTGGCGAGCCGCGCGCTGCAAGACGGGACGGGCATCAATCTAGTGGAGAAACCAACATGTTGAGCCAGGATGAGTTTACGCGGTACGGCGAGGCGGGGTTCAACCTCGTCCCGCTCTGGAAGGTGCTGCCGCTGCCCGAGCGGCTCGATCCGCTGGATGTCTATCGCGCGCTCGCGAACCGGCGCGACGACTATCTGTTCGAGACCGGCGAGTGGGAGAACGCGGTGTTCACGCGCCACTACTCGACCATCGGCCTGCCGTGCAGCGAGCGCATCGAGCTGGACGAGGACGCGATCCGCCATCTGCGCCACGACCACGTGGAGAGCGAGCAGCGCACCGACGATCCGCTCGCCGCGCTGCGCCGCCTGCAGGAAGGCTTCCGCGTGCCGCACTTCGACGCCCTGCCGCCGTTCTCGGGCGGCCTGTTCGGCTACTTCGGCTTCGAGACCACGCGCCTGATCGAGCCGCGCCTGCGCCGCGTGGCGCGCAAGCCCTCGGGCCTGCAGGTGCCCGACGTGGTGAAGCTGGTGAGCCGCGAGCTGGTGGTGATCGACCATCGCCGCCGCCAGCTGTTCTGCATCGTCCACGAGGATCCGCGCGAGGCCGGCGGCCACGCACGCGGCACGGCGCGGCTCGAGGCGATCGTCGCGCAGGTGCAGGCGCTCGACGCGGCGCCCGAGCGCGTGCCCGGCACCACGCAGGGCCTGACGGTGGACGCGGGCCGGCTGTCGTTCGGCTTCGCGCGCGAGGCCTACGAAGGCGCCGTCGACCGCATCAAGGACTACATCGCCGCCGGCGACGTGATGCAGGTGGTGCTGGCGCAGCGCATGAGCCGCCCGCTCGCCTGCGATGCCACGGCGCTCTACCGCGCGCTCGGCGATCTCGCGCAGACGCCGTACCGCTACGTGGTCAACCTCGGCGAATGCGCGATCGTCGGCGCCTCGCCCGAGATGCTGGTGCAGCAGCGCGGCGACATCGTCACGAGCCGGCCGATGGCCGGCACGCGCCGGCGCACGCAGGACGACGCCGAGGACGCGCGCCTGAAGGAGGAACTGCTCGCCGATCCGAAGGAGATCGCCGAGCACATGATGCTGGTCGATCTCGCGCGCAACGACGTGGGCCGCCTGGCCGTGGCCGGCGGCGTGCAGGTGGACGAGCTGCTGACGGTCGAATACTTCTCGCACGTCATGCACATCGTCTCGACCGTCACCGGCAAGCTGCCCGGCCAGGTCAACGGGCTCGACGTGCTGCGCAGTACGTTCCCGGCCGGCACGCTGAGCGGCGCCTCGAAGGTGCGCGCGCTGGAAGTGATCGCCGAACTCGAACCGCACTCGCGCGGCATCTACGGCGGCGCGGTCGGCTATCTCGACTGGCGCGGCCAGGCCGAGCTGGCCATCACGA
This window encodes:
- a CDS encoding TenA family transcriptional regulator produces the protein MEVDRSKPAQQKPHSLVSEIWAGWLQEQDLQRLVEHPLLLALANGEASPDTLKTFLAQHSHYSRHFTRYLCALIGQLDDSESILALLDNLQEEMGVDGDGLMTHAEMFQRTLRVVGVVPADHEPLPATLQLRNTMMAHCKSSDPLAGLAAMCLGAEAIVPVIYQPVLLALQQSGHTEEATEFFRLHIEEDEDHALTMLAIMRDLTNNEPERFEFAVRVGRELIARRVEMFDAVWQACRHYETATQEDGAPA
- a CDS encoding 3-deoxy-7-phosphoheptulonate synthase, whose translation is MSTLREPWHPTTWQSMPQQQLPHYVNGAALGATLSRLSSYPPLVAIGEIRRLRSWLANVAHGRGFVLQGGDCAETFADFRQDVIQRHYRLLERMAQTIRDASGLPVVRIGRIAGQYAKPRSKPEEQRNGRSLPSYRGDIINDVAFDAEARDHDPARMETAYFRAAGSLNYLRGLNDAGLLGTGGAYFSSHEALLLPYEQSMVERDELGNWYCCSGHFLWIGERTRQLDGAHVEFLRGVRNPIGLKLGAGIGHDDLLRLIDVLNPLNEAGRLTLIPRMGAGKIDRLAGLLETVRREGREVGWMSDPMHGNGTQTGTGIKTRHTADIVAELDGFFAAHRAAGTHPSGVHLELTGLDVTECIGGASVPGEADLERAYLSSCDPRLNADQALTLAGHLAGLLVAHGMPRSHGEQVEAGAAASKATEAAEAEADRYDLERSV
- a CDS encoding AMP-binding protein, producing the protein MSDVNLAAELLFNKRHLDKPAYVGPDFTLTYAELDRAVRRQAAWMTMQEVAPGERIVIALDDGPDLAVIFFASLAVGALPVVVSSKLDTAPLRHILGDAEPLMVYGKAVQGDTIRAAIDGLATRPQAFLLEAGWYRTLLARRVGAAREPAAAVLAGDGFDEAPDEALTDAAADEWDAAVPRPRHAPALIQYTSGTTGLSKGVTHSAASVLACCAAVTGQLRLTGDDVLYSVPKSFFGFGMGNSLFFPLHLGASAVLDAAWPSAEQVEANLRRFRPTVLFAVPTLYRMLLDNGFGPNDSPLRLAFSAGAPLAGNTGARWRERFGFELHDGIGATELCHVFATSYPDSLRAGSLGRLLAGCEARIVDEAGHDVRPGETGVLVVKSPAVSPGYWRRPQDDAARFDAGWYRTGDLFSRDADGFLYFHGREDDRFKVFGRWVVPAEIEALLVAHAPQLGDCFVVPGREHNGEDRPVLCLLGTHDENAVQAALAVLRRLDGYKRPVRLLPVDQLPLTPNGKPNRRALAQLASRALQDGTGINLVEKPTC
- a CDS encoding anthranilate synthase component I family protein, which gives rise to MLSQDEFTRYGEAGFNLVPLWKVLPLPERLDPLDVYRALANRRDDYLFETGEWENAVFTRHYSTIGLPCSERIELDEDAIRHLRHDHVESEQRTDDPLAALRRLQEGFRVPHFDALPPFSGGLFGYFGFETTRLIEPRLRRVARKPSGLQVPDVVKLVSRELVVIDHRRRQLFCIVHEDPREAGGHARGTARLEAIVAQVQALDAAPERVPGTTQGLTVDAGRLSFGFAREAYEGAVDRIKDYIAAGDVMQVVLAQRMSRPLACDATALYRALGDLAQTPYRYVVNLGECAIVGASPEMLVQQRGDIVTSRPMAGTRRRTQDDAEDARLKEELLADPKEIAEHMMLVDLARNDVGRLAVAGGVQVDELLTVEYFSHVMHIVSTVTGKLPGQVNGLDVLRSTFPAGTLSGASKVRALEVIAELEPHSRGIYGGAVGYLDWRGQAELAITIRTGVLQGGLLHVQSGAGVVKDSVAEREWQETMDKSRMMLLAAELAERQSETETARPGAAQQEATACI